The genomic interval TTCCGAAAGGTAGTTTAGGTGGCTATTGGATGGCTTGTCTATGGATCAGCCATCCGCACATAAGCCGGTTAAACAGCGGATTTTTCTTTGATCCGAACCCTTGAAAAAGCGCATATAAAATCTAATGAATATGCTTTATTTTTGGCGTTTTTCGGCCATTTTCATGTTATTTTCCTGTAATTTCCCGGGTTTTTATGGTATAATATAGGCATGAACTGTAGGATAGAACTACCTCAAAAAAACCAACTGAATTACAGGAAAATGTCACAGGCAGAACTGGCCGCTCACTGCGAAAAGCAGGATCAGAAGGTTCTTTACATGTTATATTTCCGGAAGGTTATGGAGATTAGTGTCCATTCTTATTTGCCGAAATTCATCCCTTTTATTTTACCACTCACAACATTTTTCCTTTATAATCCTTAAATTTTTCTAAAACCTCTATGTGTATCAGGATTATAAATTATTACCATTCAATCACAACTCCGCCATGAGTCAACCCACTACCAAATCCGTATAATACCATTTTATCTCCAGATTTGATTTTGGATTCTTGTAAGGCCATCCATATTGCAAGAGGAATTGTTGCAGATGATGTGTTTCCATAAAGCTCATTACTTACTAAAGTTTTTTCAATAGGATAATCAAGTCTTTTACAAATCGCTTCTATCATACGTAAATTGGCACTGTGAGGAACAAACCAATCAATGTCATCTAAAGCTTCTCCTAATTTGAGCCATTCCCTCAACCTCCCTAAAGCATTAGGCAGATATAATGTTTTCTTCTGACTTACATACTTACTTATTAATGAACTCGTTAATTGACGTTTCCGGTATCCTAATACGCCGTTTAGATAACTGAATTGCTTTTAACCGACCGGAATATATCATTTCATAAGCTACTTCAGATACAGTATAAAATTTCATAGTCTTTTTCCCCTCCTTTTTAATAACAAATTAGTTATCTACACTTTCTTAATAAAAATAAAACCCCGGCAATTAACCGAGGTTATATAAGAATGAGGTTAAGAGATTTAAATTAGAATTTATGAATTAGATTTTATTGACCGCAAATCGAATGGTAAGCGGTTCTTAAACCAATCTCTTGTAAACCGCCACCCAAAAAGTCAAAATCATTTATATATACGGTTTCGTTCAGAACTTCAATTAATCTATTTCTAAAACCGTTAATCATTCGCATTTTTCACCTCGCTCAATAAAAAAAACTGGATTTCAGATTTCCAGTTCATTCACTACGGCCTAAATTTCATTAAGCAAATCTTGCAGCTGCTTACGGCATTGTTTCCGCTGAACCATATTTTTTTTAGACCATTTTTTCTTTAGATTTGTCAGTTTTTTGCTCGAACTTTTCGCAAGATTTGTAATAGGAGTTTTTGCCGGAATATCTTTTATATACTGTTGTGCCAACTCCACTGCCTGCTGGCCGGTAAATCCGCACTCTTCTATTTCGTTAAATAACTTTTGCTGCAGTTCATTATGATCTTTAAGCATTAGTAACGCCCGGGCATGCATCTCGTTCATTTCTGACGAACAAAACTTTTCCAGCATATCATCAGGTAACTTCAGTATATTCAAGTACTGATATACCCGCTGCCTGCTCAAACCTAAAATTTTCCTAACTTCCTCTAAAGTCATTTTTTTATTTGTTAACGGTCTTTGACACTACCGACCTGGAAAAAGAGCAAGCTAAACTGCAAAACGAACTCGAGGTCGTGGCTGGAATGATACAGCAAGCCATCGGTGAGAACGCACATTTTGCTCTTGACCAAGGAGAATACCAAGAGCGATACAATGGACTGGTTGACCATTTTGACCTTGCCAAGGCTCGCCATGCTGCGGTTACCGAAGAAATCACCGATAAGCAGACAAGGCTCAGTACGGTTAATGTCTTTCTCTACACCCTCCGCAGACAAGATAACTTACTTACTGAATTTGACGAAAAGCTGTGGTGTAGCCTTGTGGACAACGCTACTGTTTATAATAAAGACGATGTACGGTTTACCTTTAAGGACGGAACCGAGATTCAAGCATAATTGCTGGCAAAAAGAAGTCCTCATCACTGATTTGTTATCAGGGATGAGGACTTTGGTGTTTTAAGATTGATTTTCATGTTTCTGTATAAGCTGTACCCGTAAAGCTTTGACTTTAGTTTCTATGATTTCTATAACTTTAATAAATTCCTCATCTGGCTTTCCTGTGGGGTCATCCAAACCCCAGTCCTCTCGGCGTTTGCAGGGAAGATATGGGCATTCCACATTACAACCCATTGTAACAACTATTTCCACATGAGGGATATCCTCTAAAAGCTTAGGGCGCTGGTTTTTTTCCATGTCAATCCCGTAGAGCTGTTTCATAATCCTTACTGCATCAGGGTTGATGCGATCTTTTGTCTCTGTACCGGCTGAATAACTATCGAAAACATCCGCGGCAAAATTTTTGCCGAGCGCTTCGGCAATCTGACTGCGACAAGAATTATGGACGCAAATAAATGCAACCTTTGGCTTACTCATACTTGAACCACCCTTTCGTATTATTAGCGATTCTGACCAGTATCAGCATAACCGGAACCTCAGTCAGAACACCGACAATTGTAGCAAGTGCTGCGGGTGATTTTGTACCAAAAAGAGAAATCGCAACTGCAACAGCTAATTCAAAGAAGTTTGAAGCGCCTATCATTCCGGCAGGTGCGGTTATATCGTGTGGCAGTTTCAGCGCCTTGCTTGCAAAGTATGTAATGAAGAATATTAGGAAAATCTGACGAATTAGTGGTATCGCAACTAACACAATGTGCAGCGGATTATTCAGAATCACTTCCCCTTGGAATGAAAATGACGAGGGTAAGCAGTAGCCCTGAAACAGTGATGTTCCCGGACTTCTGTATAAAGCGCTTTTCAAAATAGTCAAGCCCATGCTTTTTTATGACAGCATTTCTCGTAAGTACACCACCTGCCAGCGGGATAACCACAAACAAAACCACAGATAGAATCAATGTGTCCCACGGAATTGTCACCCATCCAACACTAAGAAGGAAAGCTACTATCGGAGTGAATACTATTAGTATAATCAGATCGTTTGTTGCAACCTGCACTACCGTATAAGCGGCATTCCCCTTTGTCAGATGG from Desulfolucanica intricata carries:
- a CDS encoding 3-oxoacyl-[acyl-carrier-protein] synthase III C-terminal domain-containing protein, with protein sequence MREWLKLGEALDDIDWFVPHSANLRMIEAICKRLDYPIEKTLVSNELYGNTSSATIPLAIWMALQESKIKSGDKMVLYGFGSGLTHGGVVIEW
- a CDS encoding helix-turn-helix domain-containing protein, whose protein sequence is MKFYTVSEVAYEMIYSGRLKAIQLSKRRIRIPETSINEFINK
- a CDS encoding arsenate reductase ArsC; this encodes MSKPKVAFICVHNSCRSQIAEALGKNFAADVFDSYSAGTETKDRINPDAVRIMKQLYGIDMEKNQRPKLLEDIPHVEIVVTMGCNVECPYLPCKRREDWGLDDPTGKPDEEFIKVIEIIETKVKALRVQLIQKHENQS